DNA from Bacteroides zoogleoformans:
GTATCGCCTACGGCTACTCCGCGCCGATAGGACGCAGGCTGAACCTGGACTTCACGGTGGGCATCGGCTACTTAGGCGGTGAGTATCACGAGTACATCCCCAAGGACGGCCATTACGTATGGAGGGCCACCAAGAAGCGCCGTTGGTTCGGCCCCACCAAGGCGGAGGTGTCGCTGGTGTGGCTGCTGGGGCACGGCAACCTCAACGCCGAGGGCGGGAAACAGAAAACGGTAAATGCTAAATAAGGAAAGGAGGATGATTATGGGAATGACAACAGGAGCCGGAATGACAACAAGAAGCGGAATGACGGCAAGAAGCGGAAGAGCATCCGGATTCATGGAGACGGGAAGCGCTTCACCATCGGGAACGGAAAGGACGAAAGGTAACGGCCTGAGGGCCACGAAATATACCTCCGTCGTTCGGGCCGGCGGCCTGCGGGCCATCGGGACGTCCCTCGCGGCGGCGGCCCTGACGGTCTGCACCGCGCTGGCGGCGGCTCTCATCGCCGGCACGCTTTCCTCGTGCGAGCACAAGGAACTCTATTACCCCTCCTTGCCCTCGGCCGAGGTCCGGGTGCACTTCGACTGGAGTGCGGCCCCCGACGCCCACGCTGAGGGGATGTGTGCCTGGTTCTTCCCCGAGGAGGGCGGGAAGCCCGTTCGTTGCGACTTCACCGACCCGTCGGGCGGCACGGCCAGGATACCCTGGGGGAACTACCGGGCGGTTTACATGAACAACGACACCGAGGTGGTGCAGGTGCGCGGCGAGGAGAGCCTCGCGACGCTGGAGCTCTACACACGCCAGAGCTCGCTGCTCGAGGCGGTTAACTCCCGTGGCGACATTCGCGGGGCGAACCCCGGCGACGAGCCGGTGGTGGCGGCTCCCGATGCGGTGTGGGGCGGCAGCCTGGGGAGCATACGCATAGAGCGCGGCGACGACGAGAAGGCGGTCCGCACGGTGGTGCTGCCCGTGCAGCCCCAAACCTACGTCGTGAGCTTGGAGGTGGTGAACGTAGAGAACCTGAAATACGTCTCGGCGGTAGGGGCCTCGCTCTCGGGGCTCTCGGGCTCGCTCTTGCTCGGCGCCGGCACCCTCTCGGGCGTGCGCAGCACGGTGCCTTTCGCCGCCGACTCCGACGGAGCCTCGAAGATAACGGGCAGCATGCAGATCTTCGGCCTGTCGGCGAGCGCCGACACCGGGCACACGCTCACCATCTACATCATCCTGGCCGACGGCAGCAAGCGCTATTACCGCTACGACGTGAGCGGCCAGGTGAACGACGCTCCGGACAAGCGGCACATACGCATCGCCATAGACAAGCTTTCGCTGCCCAAGCCCATCGTGAACGGCGGAGGCTTCCACCCCAAGGTGGACGACTGGGAGACGGAGGAGCAAACGCTCACGCTCTAAGCGCGGGCACACGGGCCGCATACGGGACATCCATATACAGAAGAACATGAAGCAAACATGCAATATCGTGATAAAGATTGTGACCGTTCAATCAAAAACCAATTAATCAATTAATCAATTAACCAATTAAACATTAAAAAGTATGAGAACAAAGAAACATGTATTCTATGCAGGGCTGGCGCTCATGGCGCTGGCCGCCTGCTCGCAGGACGAGACCACAAGCGTGGACCTGAGTGACGCCATCGGCTTCCGCACATCGCTGGGCAAGACTACCCGCGCGGAGAC
Protein-coding regions in this window:
- a CDS encoding DUF5119 domain-containing protein, whose translation is METGSASPSGTERTKGNGLRATKYTSVVRAGGLRAIGTSLAAAALTVCTALAAALIAGTLSSCEHKELYYPSLPSAEVRVHFDWSAAPDAHAEGMCAWFFPEEGGKPVRCDFTDPSGGTARIPWGNYRAVYMNNDTEVVQVRGEESLATLELYTRQSSLLEAVNSRGDIRGANPGDEPVVAAPDAVWGGSLGSIRIERGDDEKAVRTVVLPVQPQTYVVSLEVVNVENLKYVSAVGASLSGLSGSLLLGAGTLSGVRSTVPFAADSDGASKITGSMQIFGLSASADTGHTLTIYIILADGSKRYYRYDVSGQVNDAPDKRHIRIAIDKLSLPKPIVNGGGFHPKVDDWETEEQTLTL